A window of the Brassica napus cultivar Da-Ae chromosome C5, Da-Ae, whole genome shotgun sequence genome harbors these coding sequences:
- the LOC106431039 gene encoding LOW QUALITY PROTEIN: TORTIFOLIA1-like protein 1 (The sequence of the model RefSeq protein was modified relative to this genomic sequence to represent the inferred CDS: inserted 1 base in 1 codon; deleted 1 base in 1 codon), protein MTWQRRGLHSRRKKKKKRKPRRPFFFLXPLTFISCLHHCNVSLNTIATTKVPSMKPSFPFRSSSHSAMVEQKQRILTSLARIGDRDTYQIAVDDLEKVVLSVSDSPETLPVLLHCLFDSSADPKPPVKRESTRLLSFLCLTYSDLTSSQLAKIISHIVKRLKDADNGVRDACRDAIGSLSEKFLTEGDGGGASMVGLFAKPLFEAMAEQNKSLQSGAAICMGKMVDSATEPPVAAFQKLCPRISKLLNSPNYLTKASLLPVVGSLSQVGAIAPQSLESLLHSIHECLRCTDWVTRKAASDVLIALAVHSTSLVADKTDSTLTVLEACRFDKIKPVRESLSEALNVWKNIAGKGESGTSVDQKDVSSEQCTLETNGETDPVMQGSSDDLSSNSDSISKAVLILRKKAPRLTGKDLNPEFFQKLEKGDSGDMPVEVILPSRQKNSSNSNTEDESDANASVSRSRPKGLCRIAGAHPKQQHFGDFARAFEADETEVIQAEASSESRGDWPPLQRQLLHLERQQTHIMNMLQDFMGGSHDGMRSLENRVRGLERIVEEMSREMSIQPDARGKAGAPRRSNVDGWDGPCYASSRNAQTSSRRTRGNGPMESEHSGNSRRAWDKSSVQIRLGEGPSARSVWQASKDEATLEAIRVAGEDGGGTSRTRRVSIPQAEAIMEDDDNDDRRGQERDPVWSCWSNAMHALRVGDTDSAFAEVLSTGDDLLLVKLMDKTGPVLDQLSCDIGNEVLNSIAQFLPDHTLFDVCLSWIQQLLEVSVENGADFMGIPLELKKEILLNLHEASLTMDPPGDWEGLAPDHLLLQLASNWNIELQHFDQ, encoded by the exons ATGACATGGCAAAGACGTGGTCTCCACTCTCGCcgg aaaaaaaagaagaagagaaaacccAGACGTCCGTTCTTCTTCC GTCCTCTGACCTTTATTTCTTGTCTCCATCATTGCAATGTCTCTCTTAACACCATAGCCACTACGAAGGTACCTTCGATGAAACCTTCCTTCCCCTTCAGATCCTCGTCACACTCGGCAATGGTGGAACAGAAACAGAGGATCCTAACCTCCCTCGCCAGAATCGGCGATCGGGACACTTACCAGATCGCAGTGGACGACCTCGAGAAAGTCGTCCTCTCCGTCTCCGACTCCCCCGAAACCCTCCCTGTCCTCCTCCACTGCCTCTTCGACTCCTCCGCCGATCCTAAACCCCCCGTGAAGCGAGAATCCACGCGCCTCCTCTCCTTCCTCTGCCTCACCTACTCCGATCTCACCTCCTCGCAGCTCGCCAAGATCATCTCGCACATCGTCAAGCGCCTCAAGGACGCGGACAACGGAGTCCGGGACGCGTGTCGCGACGCCATTGGCTCTCTCTCGGAGAAGTTTCTGACGGAGGGGGACGGTGGTGGGGCTTCGATGGTGGGGCTCTTTGCCAAGCCTCTGTTCGAGGCTATGGCGGAGCAGAACAAAAGCTTGCAGTCTGGTGCTGCCATTTGTATGGGGAAGATGGTTGATTCTGCGACGGAGCCTCCCGTTGCGGCTTTTCAGAAGCTCTGCCCTAGAATCTCTAAGCTTTTGAATAGCCCTAACTATCTTACTAAGGCTTCTCTCCTGCCTGTTGTTGGAAGCTTGTCTCAG GTTGGAGCTATTGCACCCCAGAGCTTGGAATCATTGCTGCACAGCATCCATGAGTGCCTTAGATGTACTGATTGGGTTACTCGTAAGGCAGCCTCTGATGTCTTGATAGCCTTGGCCGTCCATTCTACCAGTTTGGTTGCAGACAAAACGGATTCCACTCTTACAGTTCTCGAGGCCTGTCGTTTTGATAAG ATAAAACCTGTTAGAGAGAGCTTGTCCGAAGCACTAAACGTCTGGAAGAACATTGCCGGGAAAGGTGAATCTGGAACATCAGTCGACCAGAAGGATGTGTCATCTGAGCAATGTACATTGGAAACAAATGGAGAAACCGATCCGGTGATGCAAGGCTCTTCAGATGACTTGAGCAGTAACTCAGATTCCATCTCGAAAGCAGTTCTCATCTTGAGGAAGAAAGCACCTAGGTTGACTGGCAAAGATCTTAACCCAGAGTTTTTCCAAAAACTAGAGAAAGGAGACTCTGGAGATATGCCTGTTGAAGTTATTCTTCCCTCTAGGCAAAAGAACTCGTCGAACTCAAACACAGAGGATGAATCAGACGCCAATGCTTCAGTATCGAGGAGTCGGCCAAAAGGTTTGTGCAGAATAGCAGGTGCACATCCCAAACAACAACATTTTGGAGATTTTGCAAGAGCATTTGAGGCAGATGAGACCGAAGTAATCCAGGCGGAGGCATCATCTGAAAGCAGAGGGGATTGGCCACCTTTACAGAGGCAGTTATTGCACTTGGAGAGACAACAAACCCACATAATGAACATGTTGCAG GATTTCATGGGTGGTTCACATGACGGCATGAGAAGTTTGGAGAACCGTGTGAGAGGTCTTGAGAGGATCGTTGAAGAGATGTCAAGAGAAATGTCTATACAACCTG ATGCGAGGGGAAAGGCGGGTGCACCACGGAGGTCTAATGTAGATGGATGGGATGGTCCTTGCTATGCTTCTTCGAGAAACGCTCAGACCAGCTCGAGAAGAACACGTGGCAATGGTCCTATGGAGTCCGAGCACTCAGGTAACAGCAGAAGAGCATGGGACAAAAGCTCTGTACAAATCAGACTAGGTGAAGGACCTTCTGCTAGAAGCGTATGGCAAGCTTCAAAAGATGAAGCTACACTCGAAGCTATACGTGTGGCTGGAGAAGACGGTGGAGGAACGTCAAGGACAAGGAGAGTATCTATTCCCCAAGCAGAAGCAATAATGGAAGACGATGACAATGATGACCGTAGAGGACAAGAGCGGGACCCTGTCTGGAGTTGTTGGAGCAATGCGATGCACGCACTCCGAGTTGGTGATACAGATTCTGCATTTGCTGAGGTGTTATCAACCGGTGACGATCTTTTGCTTGTCAAGTTAATGGACAAGACAGGTCCCGTTCTTGATCAACTGTCGTGTGATATTGGAAACGAGGTTCTCAATTCTATTGCACAGTTTCTCCCGGATCATACTCTGTTTGACGTATGTCTATCTTGGATTCAACAG CTGCTAGAAGTAAGTGTAGAAAACGGAGCAGACTTTATGGGAATACCATTGGAGTTAAAAAAGGAGATTCTGTTGAATCTACATGAAGCTTCTTTAACAATGGATCCTCCTGGAGACTGGGAAGGTCTAGCTCCTGACCATCTTTTGTTGCAATTAGCATCTAACTGGAACATCGAGCTCCAACATTTCGACcagtaa